In Schizosaccharomyces osmophilus chromosome 1, complete sequence, the genomic window TGTATTATACATGTACATTCCCTTCCAATTCCGGAACCTCTTTTTCCCATCCACTGTAGGCTAGATACCGATGATTTAGTTCAGCTCTCCAATGAATTCCATATAAAGACTCAATTCCCCCGGTTAATGATTGTTGCTGACAATAGATTAAACGAAATATGCGAGAATGTAATAAAGCCATACTACACATAACGCAGGGCTCATGAGTCATTAAAACCGTTAAGCCACGACATAAGTATCTTTCTTCAGATGATTCGTGTGGAAGTTTCCGGCGTTCCCGTTCACCTGCTGCTACCAAGTTAATTGCCCTCATGGCACAATGGTCGACTGGATTCCGTGATGCATTTCGTTCATCTATAGAAACTGAAAGAACTGTGCGTGAAGTATGATCGTAAACCGCTGCAGCACAGCCGATTTGTCCCTTGGATTGTGACACAAAGGCTGCTTGAATCAAGTCGTTCAAAACTCCATCAATCACTTCCAATTCTCtatttgtaaaaatatCCTGTCGCTCAGTATGCCTTCTGTAGAAAACGGGCCATATTGGATTCCATTCCTTATACTGTTCCAAAGTTAAAGGTGCATGAGAAGGAACGGGAAGAATATAGACTTTTGCATCAATTTCTAATTCTTGTAAGTCTTTTTCTATCTGGCTTTGTGTCATTGCCAACACTGGACATAGTATAATTTCTAGTTCCAAAGGctcgttttccttttgtattctTCGAAGTCTAGCACAATGTAGTAGGGcttccttttgtttggaccttatttttttgacatATTCCGTTGTTTTTGAGGCAAATTGCGGCTTTAGACGAGCAATCCAAACATTTTCTATTACATTAGTCTATGTTGTAACTGAGATTTCATACCTGTTTCTAAAGGCCTTAATTCGAGATGCGATTTTACTAGTTTAAAAGGCCAGTGCTGTTCATCAATATTAGTCTCCCCTTGTTGACTTCTTGTTGAAATTGACTTCTCCATCAAATCGTATAAAGTGTTGCTATATGAACATATAAAAATCTtctacagaaaaaaaaaaaagaaaagatgcACAGGGCAAGgctatttcaaaaaataaaaacttttcatatttaaaCTAACTTAAGGCTACTAtagtatttttatttaaagcCCTTTTTAAAAGGGCTTTACTCGCCGAATGTTTTACAATAGATACCAGAAAGCCTTCCATCAATGGAAGCCATTTTGAATATTAAACtgaataaataattcattCTTACTTAAAATACCTAAGTAacttaataaaaaataatcatcACATTGAATCCTGTCgtaaattttgaatatttttatcAAACCCGGTCAGTGAACGCATCAAGAGATGAACCTAATTTGATACAATATATCATTTTAATAATAAATgttacttttttaaagccaTAAGTATGCTTAGTTTGCTGCTCATAGCTAAATCAGGCTTAAGTCGATTTCGGGCATGAGATGCAGCATCCCTAAACTCATTGTCGGAAGCCAACGTGTGAATATCATATCCTAATGAACTGATACTCCTAAACTCATTGGTTTTTGTgtcaaatacaaaaggaagTGGCTCTTCGGATAAGTTTGAGTAATCAAAGTTTACCAACTCATTCACATTATCTAGATACCTTAGTTAATAAATCTGTGAATACAATTTCGATCAATAACACACCTTCTTGGGAAACAATATGTTTGTCGACCTCAAACCCGTTGTTCTGATCGGAATGTagctttttcactttttgaGATGCTTCATcttcaaataaattatGACAACCCAGGTGAAGATAAACTTGCAATTGATGATCGGATAGGAGCTTAGAAAGCGATTCTTTCGCATGTGGTAGTTTCATCCCCTTTGGGATTCTAGTTATTAAATTATGTGCATTTTCATCAGAACCtatattttccaaaagtgTACAAATAAAGTCGGGTTTATCCAGAGAATAAGAAATTAAATCTTCCCATAAATCCTTATCTCCTTGTTCTTTCACGTAACGAATAGCTCTGCCAATATCAGACAATTCATTGATTATAAGCATTAATGCATCTTTGTTGTTTCCCATACGACCAAGAACATAGACAAGTTCATCAAGGTAATGATATTTTACACAAACGTTATATGCATGACCAAGAGAATAGCACTGTGTGTTCATTAAAAACTCAAATAGCCTCGGTCGGTCGAATTCTGCAAAAACGTTCACTTTTAAGTCACCGTATTCCATGAGGGAATTTGGAAACATAACTTCATAAGAGCAAAAATAAGCATACAAAAACCTTGTAACCGACTCAATCTGTCTTATAACCTCTTTGGgtggaaaagaatgaacgTGTTGAACGAGCATATTTATAACTTTTGGGTTAACATTCTCAGGATGCCCGTCAGCTGAAGTAAGTAATAATTGTAAAACCGATTGTCTTGCTTCATCGTACAGGTTGTGCTCAAAGACAAGATCAATGCACTCTTTCTGGTTTAACTTCAGGTATAACCAGAATGCCTCAACAGGCATATTGTCATTGACGTAAAGAAAGGCCAAGCTATCAGCT contains:
- the tad3 gene encoding tRNA specific adenosine deaminase subunit Tad3 is translated as MASIDGRLSGIYCKTFGDNTLYDLMEKSISTRSQQGETNIDEQHWPFKLVKSHLELRPLETENVWIARLKPQFASKTTEYVKKIRSKQKEALLHCARLRRIQKENEPLELEIILCPVLAMTQSQIEKDLQELEIDAKVYILPVPSHAPLTLEQYKEWNPIWPVFYRRHTERQDIFTNRELEVIDGVLNDLIQAAFVSQSKGQIGCAAAVYDHTSRTVLSVSIDERNASRNPVDHCAMRAINLVAAGERERRKLPHESSEERYLCRGLTVLMTHEPCVMCSMALLHSRIFRLIYCQQQSLTGGIESLYGIHWRAELNHRYLAYSGWEKEVPELEGNVHV